One Papio anubis isolate 15944 chromosome 9, Panubis1.0, whole genome shotgun sequence genomic window carries:
- the APOF gene encoding apolipoprotein F, which translates to MTGLCGYSAPDMCGLRLIMIPVELLLCYVLLHPVDATSYGKQTNVLMHLPLSLESQTPSSDPLSCQFLHPKSLPGFSHMAPLPKFLVSLALRNALEEAGCQADVWALQLQLYRQGGVNATQVLIQHLRGLQTGRSTERNVSVEALASALQLLAREQQSTGRVWRSLPTEDCENEKEQGVHNVIQLLPGVGTFYNLGTALYYATQNCLGKARERGRDGAIDLGYDLLMTMAGMSGGPMGLAISAALKPALRSGVQQLIQYYQDRKDANISQPETTKEGLRAISDVSDLEETTTLASFISEVVSSAPYWGWAIIKSYDLDPGAGSLGI; encoded by the exons ATGACTGGACTGTGTG ggTACTCTGCTCCAGACATGTGTGGCCTCAGACTCATCATGATACCAGTTGAGCTGCTACTTTGCTACGTCCTGCTGCACCCTGTGGATGCCACTTCATATGGAAAGCAGACAAATGTCTTGATGCACCTTCCCTTGTCCTTGGAATCCCAGACACCCTCCTCAGACCCCTTGTCCTGCCAATTTCTGCACCCAAAGTCACTGCCTGGTTTCAGCCACATGGCCCCTCTACCCAAGTTCTTGGTAAGCCTGGCTCTAAGGAATGCCCTGGAGGAAGCTGGTTGCCAGGCTGATGTTTGGGCTCTACAGCTACAGCTCTACCGCCAGGGTGGTGTGAATGCTACACAGGTCCTCATCCAGCATCTTCGAGGGCTCCAGACAGGAAGAAGCACAGAGAGGAACGTGTCAGTGGAAGCCCTGGCCTCTGCTCTGCAGCTGTTAGCCAGGGAGCAGCAAAGCACAGGAAGGGTCTGGCGCTCCCTCCCCACAGAGGACTGTGAGAATGAGAAGGAGCAAGGTGTGCACAATGTTATCCAGCTGCTGCCAGGAGTGGGAACCTTCTACAACCTGGGCACAGCTTTGTATTATGCTACTCAAAACTGCCTGGGCAAGGCCAGGGAACGAGGCCGAGATGGGGCCATAGATCTGGGATATGACCTTCTGATGACCATGGCCGGGATGTCAGGGGGACCTATGGGTCTAGCGATCAGTGCTGCACTTAAACCTGCATTAAGGTCTGGGGTTCAGCAGTTGATCCAGTATTACCAAGATCGGAAAGACGCAAACATCTCTCAGCCAGAGACCACCAAGGAGGGTTTGAGGGCCATCTCAGATGTGAGTGACTTGGAAGAAACAACTACCCTGGCTTCTTTCATATCAGAAGTAGTAAGTTCAGCTCCCTACTGGGGGTGGGCCATAATCAAGAGCTATGATTTAGATCCTGGGGCTGGGAGTCTTGGGATATAA